In Camelus ferus isolate YT-003-E chromosome 5, BCGSAC_Cfer_1.0, whole genome shotgun sequence, one genomic interval encodes:
- the MMADHC gene encoding methylmalonic aciduria and homocystinuria type D protein, mitochondrial isoform X1 has protein sequence MANVLCNRARLVSYLPGFCSLVKRVVNPRAFSTAGSSGSDESHVATAPPDICSRTVWPDETMGPFGPQDQRFQLPGNIGFDCHLNGTALQKKSQVNKTLPDILAEPLSSERHEFVMAQYVNEFQGSDAPVEQEINSAETYFESAKVECAIQTCPELLRRDFESLFPEAATNKLMILTVTQKTKNDMTVWSEEVENEREMLLEKFISGAKEICYALRAEGYWADFIDPSSGLAFFGPYTNNTLFETDERYRHLGFSVDDLGCCKVIRHSLWGTHVVVGSIFTNATPDSQIMKKLSGN, from the exons ATGGCCAAT GTGCTCTGTAACAGAGCCAGACTGGTTTCCTATCTCCCAGGATTTTGCTCTTTAGTTAAAAGGGTTGTCAATCCCAGAGCCTTTTCAACTGCAGGATCTTCAGGTTCTGATGAGTCTCATGTGGCCACTGCACCTCCAGATATAT GCTCTCGAACAGTATGGCCTGATGAAACTATGGGACCATTTGGACCTCAGGATCAGAGATTCCAGCTTCCTGGGAACATAGGTTTTGATTGTCACCTCAATGGGACTGCATTACAGAAGAAAAGCCAGGTTAATAAAACTTTGCCTGATATTCTAGCAGAACCTTTATCAAGTGAAAGACATGAGTTTGTAATGGCACAATATGTGAATGAATTTCAG GGTAGTGATGCACCTGTTGAGCAAGAAATTAACAGTGCAGAAACTTACTTTGAAAGTGCCAAAGTAGAGTGTGCAATCCAAACATGTCCAGAATTGCTGCGAAGAG aTTTTGAATCACTGTTTCCAGAAGCAGCTACCAACAAACTAATGATTCTGACTGTAACACAGAAAACTAAGAATGATATGACTGTTTGGAGCGAGGAggtagaaaatgaaagagaaatgctCTTAGAAAAG TTCATCAGCGGTGCTAAGGAGATTTGCTATGCTCTTCGGGCGGAAGGCTATTGGGCTGATTTTATTGACCCATCGTCTGGTTTGGCA ttttttGGACCATATACAAACAACACTCTTTTTGAGACAGATGAACGCTATCGGCATTTAGGATTCTCTGTTGATGATCTCGGCTGCTGTAAAGTGATTCGTCACAGTCTCTGGGGTACCCATGTGGTTGTGGGAAGTATCTTTACTAATGCAACACCAGACAGCCAAATTATGAAGAAATTAAGTGGAAACTAG
- the MMADHC gene encoding methylmalonic aciduria and homocystinuria type D protein, mitochondrial isoform X2, translating to MANVLCNRARLVSYLPGFCSLVKRVVNPRAFSTAGSSGSDESHVATAPPDICSRTVWPDETMGPFGPQDQRFQLPGNIGFDCHLNGTALQKKSQVNKTLPDILAEPLSSERHEFVMAQYVNEFQGSDAPVEQEINSAETYFESAKVECAIQTCPELLRREAATNKLMILTVTQKTKNDMTVWSEEVENEREMLLEKFISGAKEICYALRAEGYWADFIDPSSGLAFFGPYTNNTLFETDERYRHLGFSVDDLGCCKVIRHSLWGTHVVVGSIFTNATPDSQIMKKLSGN from the exons ATGGCCAAT GTGCTCTGTAACAGAGCCAGACTGGTTTCCTATCTCCCAGGATTTTGCTCTTTAGTTAAAAGGGTTGTCAATCCCAGAGCCTTTTCAACTGCAGGATCTTCAGGTTCTGATGAGTCTCATGTGGCCACTGCACCTCCAGATATAT GCTCTCGAACAGTATGGCCTGATGAAACTATGGGACCATTTGGACCTCAGGATCAGAGATTCCAGCTTCCTGGGAACATAGGTTTTGATTGTCACCTCAATGGGACTGCATTACAGAAGAAAAGCCAGGTTAATAAAACTTTGCCTGATATTCTAGCAGAACCTTTATCAAGTGAAAGACATGAGTTTGTAATGGCACAATATGTGAATGAATTTCAG GGTAGTGATGCACCTGTTGAGCAAGAAATTAACAGTGCAGAAACTTACTTTGAAAGTGCCAAAGTAGAGTGTGCAATCCAAACATGTCCAGAATTGCTGCGAAGAG AAGCAGCTACCAACAAACTAATGATTCTGACTGTAACACAGAAAACTAAGAATGATATGACTGTTTGGAGCGAGGAggtagaaaatgaaagagaaatgctCTTAGAAAAG TTCATCAGCGGTGCTAAGGAGATTTGCTATGCTCTTCGGGCGGAAGGCTATTGGGCTGATTTTATTGACCCATCGTCTGGTTTGGCA ttttttGGACCATATACAAACAACACTCTTTTTGAGACAGATGAACGCTATCGGCATTTAGGATTCTCTGTTGATGATCTCGGCTGCTGTAAAGTGATTCGTCACAGTCTCTGGGGTACCCATGTGGTTGTGGGAAGTATCTTTACTAATGCAACACCAGACAGCCAAATTATGAAGAAATTAAGTGGAAACTAG